The genomic segment GCAAAGTGCATCTGTTCCATACGCGGAGCGGTGCTGGCTGAAAGTGCCTGCCAGAACAGCTCGGCGTTATCCGGCATTTCACCTTCACCGTAGGTGGAGGTAATAATCAGTACGTGGCGCATGGTGGCGAAAACGTCGATATCGACTTCGCCCAGACCCTGAACCACCGGCACCAGACCTTTGGCGCGCGCGGCTTTCGCGGCGCTCTGCGCTAACGCTTCAGCGTTACCGGTCTGGGAACCGAACAGGATATGCAGCTGGGTCGTGGTTGCCCCACCTGCGCTTGCTCCCGCCTGCGGTTTGTCTTCCAGCACCAGCAGACGTGAATGTAACCCGGCGAGGAAGCCTGCCAGCCAGAATTTCTGTTCACCATTGAATGGTGCATCTTCAGGAATATAAGGAATTTTCATGGGTTATCTATACTCAATCCCGTTTCGTCATGTTCAGTAACCCGCATTCCGGCGCTGCATCCCGCGGGATCCAGCGCCGGTTAAGGCGGGTTGATTCAGGCTGTTATCAGGCCAGTTTACCTACCGCAGCGGCTAACTCCGGCAGCGCGGCACGGGCAAACAGTTCCTCAAAGTCAGGCAATCCACCCAGCACCTGACGGTTGCTGGCATCCTGGTAGATGATCCAGCCGTAGGTCGCCAGACTATCCATTGAGCGGATGTTACGCTGAGTCAGCGCTGCCTTGTAGTCCGCCATACGTTTGGCGGCAATCAGGCAGGACAGCTCTTCGTCGTTATAATTCTCAATCGCTGCGCGAGCGTGACGCTGCAGCTTAGAGATCAGGGCAAAGTCTTCCGTCATCAGCAGGTTACGTACCGCTTTCTCAACGGCGGCATCATCCACCGCGGTGCCTTTCGGCAGGCGGGAGAGCGCCAGCTGCTGGGCGGAGCTGAGCACGGTGTAGTTATTTAACAGCACCAGCATTTCCGGCGTATCGGTCGCACCGTAGGCCGGTACCGCACCGTTTGCGATCGGCTTGCCTTCGCGCCAGGCGGCTTTAAATTTCGCTACCTGATGGCCGGCCAGAGCGGTAGACAGCTCCTCCAGCAGATCCTTGCGGCTTTTCGCCTTAAGGATCTCAGCGCTGTCCTGATAAAGCAGCAGGGAACGCGGCATCACGTAGACAAAGTTCTGGCACTCGGTTTCCCAGTGATCCAGCAGCCAGGCGGCGCGAGGAGAGTTCGTTGCCTCCAGATGCCAGGTCAGCATGGTCAACACCGCCTGTTTGTGCACGCGGGCCATTTCATTGTCTTCGGCAATGGAGCCGAACAGTACGGAATCACCGGCAGCGTGGCTGGCCAGAGAACCGTACGGATCGTACTGATAAGCAAATCCGCCGCTCATCCCGTTACCGAAGCCTTTACCGAAAGTCCCGAGGTTCAGAACGGCACCGTTGGTCATATATTCGCAGCAGAAATCACCGACGCCTTCTACTACGGCGGTGGCGCCAGAGTTACGTACCGCGAAGCGGTCGCCGGCCTGACCCTGTACGAACAGGCGGCCACCGGTGGCACCGAACAGTGCGAAGTTACCGATCAGCACGTTGCCTTCTGCATCTTCAGAACCGCCGCCAGGTGAAACAACGACGATCTCGCCGCCGCACTGGCCTTTACCGACGCCGTCGTTACAGGTGCCGGAATGCTTCAGCTGCATACCGTCGTTACAGAATACGCCGTAAGACTGACCGGCAGAACCGGAGGTGAAGATATTCACCGTGCCCGGAGCCAGGTAGCGACGGCCGCGATCGTCCAGCAGCGCGGCAGGGATGCTTTCTCGCTGGTCAGCGCTGAGCGTATGGTTCAGCATACGTTCAATATCAATGGCCAGCTGGCCGCCCACGCTCTTGTTACGGTTGTTGAGCGTGATGCCGTTGCCCAGACGGATATCGGTACTTCCCTGAACGACCAGGGCATCATTCAGCAGCTCCACCCAGTCGTTATCGAGGGCGAAATCTTTTTCCAGATAAACCGGTTTGGCGATTTTCACTTCCGGCACCACGGTGAGCATGGCACGCAGGTCGAGTTTGCCCACTTCCAGCGGGTGATCCATCAGGTGCAGGAGATCTGAACGTCCGCGCGCTTCACGCAGCGAACGTAATCCCAGGCGGGCCAGCATCTCGCGGACTTCATGTGCAACGTTGATGAAATACTGTGCCAGCTGGCGAGGATCGCCATCAAAGGCTTCGGCATTGGTCGTCAGGCCGGCCGGGCATTTCACGTTACAGTTTTTCGCCATCACGCACTTCAGCATCATCAGCGCGGTGGTGCCGAACTCAAAGCTGTCGCCGCCGAGCAGCGCGGACTTCACGACGTCGCTGCCGGTCTGCTGTGCGCCGGAGCAGCGCAGCAGAACCTTCTCACGCAGGCCGTTGGCGCAGAGCGCCTGATGCACTTCGGCAATACCGATTTCCGCAACGCGACCGGTGTATTTCAGACTGGTCACCGATGCTGCACCGGTACCGCCGGTGTTACCTGCCACGTTGATCACATCGGCACCGGCTTTCGCCACGCCGACGGCAATCGTGCCGATCCCTTCAGAGGACACCAGTTTAACGATGACGCGCACGCGCGCCGCCTTACAGTCGTGGATCAGCTGGGCCAGATCCTCGATGGAGTAGGTATCGTGGTGCGGAGGAGGGGATACCAGCTCCACGCCCGGCGTACCGCCACGAGCAGCGGCGATCTCAACCGTCACTTTCGGTGCAGGCAGCTGACCGCCTTCACCCGGTTTTGCACCCTGACCGATTTTGATTTCCAGCTCTTCCAGCATCGGGTCGGCCAGATAAGCCGCCCACACGCCGAAGCGACCGGATGCCAGCTGTTTGATACGTGATGCGCGGATGGTGCCGTGGCGCGAATAGTGTTCGCCGCCTTCACCGCAGTTGCTCATGCCGCCAACCATGTTGGTGCCGTGGGCGACCGCTTCGTGAGCCGGAGCAACCAGCGCGCCGTGGCTCATCGCACCGGAGGCGAACGTGCGGGTGATCTCGCAGGCCGGCTGCACTTCGCTCAGCGGCAGGGAAGGCTGGGTGGCGAAGATGCGTGACAGATAGTCAGCCGCTTTGCCCTGAGCCGTGACCTGCAGGCCATCAGCGGTGATCTCAGCGTGTTCAATTTCATCCAGGAAGCGGTTTTTCAGCGCGGTGGACAGCACCAGCAGACGCTCGTGTTCCGGCTTGAGGCCTTCAATCGCATCGGTCAGACGCAGGGTAAACTGGCCAGCGCTTCCGGCTTCACAGGTCAGCCCGCGTACAGCGAAGCTGTTGTTCACCAGCGAATAACGACCCAGCTTGCGGCTGAATTCAGCCAGGCTGTCCACGTGGGTCAGATCGCACGGGAAGGCCAGGATATCGCGCAGCGCGGCCGGGCGGCGTTTACGCTCTTCGTGCATCAGGCTGGAGAACTGACGGTAATCCGGCGTGATGGTGAAGGCGTTAATCACGTCGTCAGGGATGCGCTCAAAGCTGCTGTCAGTAAAGGATTTCGCTTTGATATTGAAAGCATTATCCAGCTTGGCCAGCGTCAGCAGGCGGATAAACTGATCTTCGTCACGCTGCTTGTCCGAGAAGCGGATAGGCTGCTCGGTCATGTCGATAAAGGTACGAACGGCAATAGTACCGTAGGAGTGACCGGCACCTTCTGCACGCTCTTTAAACAGGCCCAGCAGCGGCACTTCAGCCTCGCCCTGAATTTTCAGGGCGCTCTGGTGCCAGTCCACGGCCATCTGCGCAATAGACGCAAAGCCCGCGCCGCCCACCGGCGTTTTAATATTCGGGAAGTATTTTTTCAGCACGCGATCTTCGGTATCCAGGAAGTTTGGCTCGAAGAATTCACCGCAGCTGTAGCTTTCAACCGTACACAGACCCACTTTGCCCATGGTTTTCATCAGGGCTTTTTCTGCAGCCTTGGCATAGCGTTTGAAGGCCTTGTTACCTTCCTCGCCTTCACCATATTTCTCTTCGGCACGCATCTGCACGCCGAGCGGATAGATGGCGGAAGCGCCAAAGCCCAGCGCAGCGGCAATGTGGTGCGAAGAAATACTCTGGCCGCTTTCAACCACCAGAGAAACGTCAAGACGCAGACCTTCCTGCACCAGGCGCTGATTGATGGCGGATACCACCAGCAGCATCGGCATCGCCGCCTGCGTCGAGGAGATATGGCGGTCGGTCAGCACCGCAATGCCTCCCTGTTCACGAGCAAAATCAACCACCTGCTGAGCAAGATCGTCAATCGCCTGCTCAAGCGCGTCGGCATTTTTCTGACGGCTGGCAACATCGCTGCCGAGTACCGGTGCGTAGAGCATTTCAAAACGGGCATACGGTGCCACATCCTGCTCGCGCAGCTGCAGCATATCCAGATGCGTCAGGATCGGGGTAGGCACGATGATCTGACGACCTTTACTGCGGCCCAGGTGTGGCTTGGCGCCGAGCGCCACGCGCAGCGTCATGCCGTCAACTTCACGAATGGAGTCTAACGGCGGGTTCGTCACCTGTGCAAAGCGCTGGGAGAAGTAGTGCGCCATGCCGCCTTCATGATCGGATAAGGCGTTGATCGCGTTGCCGTAACCCATGGCTGAAATTTTTTCAGCCCCGGTATTCAGCATCGGATCCATCATGAACTTGAAGCTTTCCTGGTTGTAGTAGTAGGCCACAAAGCGCTGATAGGTTTTCAGATCGCCGCTGTAGCGCAGCGGGGAACCCTGTTTCTCCGCCGGGATCACCGGCAGCTCTTGCAGCGTGATGCGTGCCTCAGCAACCAGTGCCGGGTAGTCTTTCTCCGCAGCGAGTTTTTCCAGCGCTTCTACGGTGGTGTAGCTGCGTTTCTCACTGTGATCGTAATAGAGCATGCCGCCCGCTTCGATACGGCCGCGACGCAGTACGCTTTCCGGTGGGAAGGCGATCTGGCCGGCTTCGGACATTGCACCAATGTATTCGGCGGTTTCCACCGAACGCAGCGGACGCAGGCCCAGACGGTCAAGGCGGGCACCGATGATTTCACCGTTACCAAAGATCAGTGCTGCCGGGCCGTCATTCTTCTCTTCATAAAGAGAGAAGTATTCGAGCATGGCGCGTACGTTGTTGGAAAGAGAGTCATCGTTCTCCCAGGCCGGAGGCATCATCGACACCACGGCATTAATCAGGTCGAGATTATCTTCCATCAGACGGCTGTGGATGCTCTGGTCCAGACGCGAGCTGTCCGACTGACCTTTTGGACGCACGATTTTCTTACCGCGGGCGGAGGCCAGCGCGGATTCCGCAATGCGGTTTTTACGGTCGGTATTCAGCTCACCGTTGTGTGCCATCAGACGGAACGGCTGCGCCATCGTCGTGTGTGGATCGGTGTTGGTTGAAAAACGGGTATGGAAGAACAGACCGCGAACGCGATGATCGGGATCGGTCAGATCTTTGAAGTAAGGGATCACTTCATTAGAGTTCAGGCGTGCCTTGAACACCTGGGTGCGCGAAGAGAGCGACAGCGGATAGAGGCCGCCAAACTCACTTTCGGTAAAGGCACGGGCTTCGATGTCCAGCAGGGCACGATAAATGCGTTTTTCGAAATCGTTTTGATTATCGATATCCTGGGGAACCGCGAAGATCCACTGTGCGATAGGCAGCTGTGACACAATGGCGGCCGGACGCAGTACGTCGGTGTCCAGCGGCATATCACGTTTTAAAATCACCGACAGACCGTAGGTCGCGAGAGTCTCTTCAACCAGACGTTCCGCATTGGCACGCAGCGCACCGTCTTTCGGCACAAAGAAATTGCCTACGCCAAAACGACCTGACTCAAGCGGCTGGCCGGTAATTTTGCGGAAGAAATGCAGGGAGATATCCACGTTAACGCCCGCGCCATCGCCCACGCCTTCAGCAGACATGCCGCCGCGATGAGGAACGGTACACAGGGCACTGTGTGCCATCTGGAGGACCTCATGAGTTTGCTCGCCGTCCTTACGTGTAATGAAACCCACGCCACAGCTATCACTCTCTTTTGTTGGATCATACAAGCCATAGGGATAAGGTTTTGAGTCAGACATCGAGGGCCTCCTTAACTTCTTTTGTACATTACCTATATTGTTCAGGCACAGAACGCAGCTGAGCGGTCACCTCAGGGTCTGTATCAATTTTCTTTGCCGCTAAAATGCGGACACCATGACTCCGAGCATTTCATCCTGAGACATAAGCACATCGTCCGTGAATGAAAAACTCTCTAGATTCCTGGTCTCATTTAATGAAGATATCCGGTATCACGAGGGAGTCGTCTAACTGCATATGTATGCCGAGACACTGGCCCGTAAGCAAAGCTTCCAGCGGATTCCCAACTTATCGGGAAAGCGTACAGAGGTCAAATACCGATCTTTCTTATGCCTTTTTATGTGTTTTTGCGCATAAGATGATGATAAATAAGGTTATATACTCAATATTTACCCCTGTTGATGGGGGTGAGGCAGGTAAAGAAGTGTGAGCTGTCTCACTATAGTGCAGCGAGCAAATTGCTGCACCATGCTGGAATAGTGCCTGGTTGCAGCATGATATGCTGAATGGAGGATAATACCCACATCAACACACTGTTTTTAATCAGTGGGGATAATTGAATTAAAAGGGGGGGGTTATTAGTAAAATTAATTACCCAAGGAGTGAGTAATTCTTCGTAATTTGTGAATGATTATTCGTTTGGATGTGGCAAAGGAAAGGCGAGTGATCTGCATCATCGCTATGAAAAGTAATATTGAAGCTCTCTACGCTGGGTTTAGAGCGGCTTTATAGATTATGCAGTTATAAAATTTAGTCAATATATGCGGCAGCAACTTTTTGCTCTGAAGCCAAAATATTTCGTAAATTGCGCGGAGGCCGCGCCACAGCAGGCCAAAGGGAGAATTCATTAAGGAGAATGGCGGTGGCGTCCGGCGACGAAAATTCCAAAATAACAGCCGTTTCGAGAGAAAGTGTGCTGCACCACTATTGTGCAATTGTTTTATTAAATAATGTGCAATGAACTATAACCGTGCAATGAATCGATGAATTATCTTTTGATGAACTATAACCGTGCATTTGAGGTGTTAATAACGGTGCTCTGCACTTATTTTGTGCAATGGTTTTCCGCGCGTTAGCGTGTGGGACTTTTGTTCGATTCCGGTATGATTGAGGAATACAGACCGGAAGGGATCCTAAATGAAACAAATTCGATTATTAGCACAGTACTACGTTGATTTGATGGTCAAGCTGGGGCTGGTTCGCTTCTCTTTGCTGCTGGCCTCTGCCCTGGTGGTACTGGCAATGATTGTCCAGATGGCCGTTACCATGGTGCTGCGCGGGCATGTCGAGAGTATCGACGTGGTGCGATCGGTATTTTTTGGCCTGCTGATTACTCCCTGGGCGGTGTATTTCCTTTCGGTCGTGGTTGAACAGCTTGAAGAATCGCGTCAGCGGCTGGCGAGGCTGGTCGATAAGCTTGAGGAGATGCGCAATCGCGACCTCGAGCTGAATCAGCAAATGCAGGAAAACATCACGCAGCTCAATCAGGAGATTGCCGATCGTATTAAGGCGGAAGAAGCGCGTCTGCAGGTGATGACCCGGCTGAAAGAGGAAATGGCCCGGCGCGAGCAGGCGCAAATCGAACTGGAGCAGCAGTCTACCTTCCTGCGCTCGTTTCTGGATGCTTCGCCGGATCTGGTTTTCTATCGTAATGCCGATCAGCAGTTTTCCGGCTGTAACCGGGCGATGGAGCTGCTGACGGGGAAAAGCGAGAAGCAGCTTATCGGGTTAACGCCCCATGACGTTTACGACGATGAAGCAGCGTTAAAAGTGTTGGAAACGGACGAAAAAGTTTTCCGCCACAACGTCTCCCTGACCTATGAGCAGTGGTTACAGTATCCGGACGGGCGCAAAGCCTGTTTTGAGATCCGCAAGGTGCCTTATTACGATCGCGTAGGTAAACGCAGCGGGCTGATGGGCTTCGGACGCGATATAACCGAGCGTAAGCGCTACCAGGACGCGTTAGAGAACGCCAGCAGGGAGAAGACCACTTTTATCTCCACGATCAGCCACGAGCTTCGTACGCCGCTTAACGGCATTGTCGGCCTGAGCCGAATTCTGCTGGACACCCATTTAAATCAGGAACAGCTCAAGTATCTGAAAACGATCCATGTCTCCGCCATTACCCTCGGCAATATCTTCAATGATGTTATTGAGATGGACAAGATCGAACGGCGCAAGGTGCAGCTGGACAATCAGCCGCTCGATTTTACCGGTCTGCTGGCCGATCTGGAAAATCTCTCCGGCCTGCTGGCTGAACCCAAAGGTCTGAAATTTATCCTGCAGCCTGAGCTGCCCCTGCCGCATAAAATCGTGGCCGACGGCACGCGCCTGCGGCAGATCCTGTGGAATCTGATCGGCAATGCGGTGAAGTTCACCCAGCGCGGCGAGATCGTCGTTCGGGTGGGCTATCGCGATGAAGACTGCCTGTGCTTTGAGGTGGAAGACTCCGGGATGGGTATTCCGCAGGATGAACAGGATAAGATCTTCGCTATGTACTATCAGGTAAAAGATCAGCGCGGAGGCAAACCGGCAACGGGTACCGGCATTGGCCTGGCGGTTTCCCGCCGTCTGGCACAGGCGATGGGCGGTGATATCAGCGTACGCAGCGCACAGGGGCAGGGGTCGTGCTTTACGCTGACGCTGAATGCACCGCGGGTCGCGGAAGAGGTGGAGGACGAGCAGCCTGAAGACGATCTTCCTCTGCCCGCGCTGCATGTGCTATTGGTGGAAGATATTGAGCTCAACGTGGTGGTGGCGAGATCGGTACTGGAGAAACTCGGTAACAGCGTTGAAGTTGCGATGACCGGCCAGGAAGCGCTGGATATGTTCGACCCGGATGAGTTCGACCTGGTGCTGCTGGATATTCAGCTGCCGGATATGACCGGGCTGGACGTGGCGCGTGGCATTCACCAGCGTCACGCCGGTAAACAGCTGCCGCCGCTGGTGGCGTTAACGGCCAACGTGCTTAAGGATAAGCGTGAGTATCTGGATGCGGGCATGGACGACGTGCTGAGCAAGCCACTGGCGGTACCCGCGCTCACCGCGATGATTAAGAAATACTGGAACTACCAGAGTGAGGATGAACTGATGCCCGTGCAGGAGACCGCGATGGACGAGAAAAAACTGGCGCTGCTGGATGTGGTGATGCTGCAGCAGTATATCGAACTGGTGGGTCCGAAACTGATTCACCAGAGCCTGGAAATGTTCGAGCAAATGATGCCGGGCTATCTGGACGTACTGGATTCCAACATGATGGCCCGCGACCAGAAAGGGATTGCGGAAGAGGGGCATAAGATTAAAGGGGCTGCGGGTTCCGTCGGGCTGGTGCATTTACAGCAGATTGCTAAACAGATTCAAAGCCCGGAGCTGCCTGCCTGGTGGGACAACGTGCAGGAGTGGATTGATGAGCTTAAACAGGAATGGCGTAATGACGTGAATGTGTTACGCGAATGGGTTCTGGACGCTGAAAAAAAATGACCCCGACCGAGGCCGGGGTGCGCGAATACTGCGCCAACACCAGGGAAAATGGAAACCCACGCTATTCTCATAAGAATCGTCTGGAGCGCAGGCCGGGTATTGGGTAAAACTCTCAGCCACTACCTTAGCAAATCTAACATCACATGTTACCAGATTCATTAAAATGTGTGATGTTGAGCAGTGTTTGTAAATAGAAGACATCAAATTACTTTCTCAGTCAAGCAGGTAATTCATTTTGCTTTTTTTATGATGGATTATTGTACGATTGTTGGTTTTTTCCCGATGGGATTCTTAACGATCAATGCAGCGAGTTCGGTTTGCCGGAGGCAAACGGCTGAAACGCTATTTCAGCAGTTTTTGTGGGTTTAATGCGTTGTTAGTTCTGTATTTTTTATTGTTTTTGCTGAATTTTTCCGAAACGTTTTGGTTTCTGCTAGCACAATTTGTTATCGGGCAATTATTCGGCACAGAAATGCTGACACAGTTCAGCAATCGAAATGAGGCGGTTTATTATAAATCCGCATAAAAAAGATGCGCTTTCATTTCGTTTATCGATGGTTTTCTATTTCAAATTTTGTGCTTTCGAAATGTACTCAGTGAAATTTATAAGCAATGTAAATCAATTAAAAATTGATTTACACCACGGAAGAGCGGCCGCCTAAAATGTATTAAACTATGGCGCGCTATGGAACCGATTCCCTGAAAGTGCATCATCCGTAAGCCCCGGGCTAAAATCCCCCGTACTGACGAGAGTATTATGATGGAGTTAATCAATGAGCCGTAACCGACATACTGCATG from the Erwinia sp. SLM-02 genome contains:
- the arcB gene encoding aerobic respiration two-component sensor histidine kinase ArcB, which gives rise to MKQIRLLAQYYVDLMVKLGLVRFSLLLASALVVLAMIVQMAVTMVLRGHVESIDVVRSVFFGLLITPWAVYFLSVVVEQLEESRQRLARLVDKLEEMRNRDLELNQQMQENITQLNQEIADRIKAEEARLQVMTRLKEEMARREQAQIELEQQSTFLRSFLDASPDLVFYRNADQQFSGCNRAMELLTGKSEKQLIGLTPHDVYDDEAALKVLETDEKVFRHNVSLTYEQWLQYPDGRKACFEIRKVPYYDRVGKRSGLMGFGRDITERKRYQDALENASREKTTFISTISHELRTPLNGIVGLSRILLDTHLNQEQLKYLKTIHVSAITLGNIFNDVIEMDKIERRKVQLDNQPLDFTGLLADLENLSGLLAEPKGLKFILQPELPLPHKIVADGTRLRQILWNLIGNAVKFTQRGEIVVRVGYRDEDCLCFEVEDSGMGIPQDEQDKIFAMYYQVKDQRGGKPATGTGIGLAVSRRLAQAMGGDISVRSAQGQGSCFTLTLNAPRVAEEVEDEQPEDDLPLPALHVLLVEDIELNVVVARSVLEKLGNSVEVAMTGQEALDMFDPDEFDLVLLDIQLPDMTGLDVARGIHQRHAGKQLPPLVALTANVLKDKREYLDAGMDDVLSKPLAVPALTAMIKKYWNYQSEDELMPVQETAMDEKKLALLDVVMLQQYIELVGPKLIHQSLEMFEQMMPGYLDVLDSNMMARDQKGIAEEGHKIKGAAGSVGLVHLQQIAKQIQSPELPAWWDNVQEWIDELKQEWRNDVNVLREWVLDAEKK
- a CDS encoding glutamate synthase-related protein; the protein is MSDSKPYPYGLYDPTKESDSCGVGFITRKDGEQTHEVLQMAHSALCTVPHRGGMSAEGVGDGAGVNVDISLHFFRKITGQPLESGRFGVGNFFVPKDGALRANAERLVEETLATYGLSVILKRDMPLDTDVLRPAAIVSQLPIAQWIFAVPQDIDNQNDFEKRIYRALLDIEARAFTESEFGGLYPLSLSSRTQVFKARLNSNEVIPYFKDLTDPDHRVRGLFFHTRFSTNTDPHTTMAQPFRLMAHNGELNTDRKNRIAESALASARGKKIVRPKGQSDSSRLDQSIHSRLMEDNLDLINAVVSMMPPAWENDDSLSNNVRAMLEYFSLYEEKNDGPAALIFGNGEIIGARLDRLGLRPLRSVETAEYIGAMSEAGQIAFPPESVLRRGRIEAGGMLYYDHSEKRSYTTVEALEKLAAEKDYPALVAEARITLQELPVIPAEKQGSPLRYSGDLKTYQRFVAYYYNQESFKFMMDPMLNTGAEKISAMGYGNAINALSDHEGGMAHYFSQRFAQVTNPPLDSIREVDGMTLRVALGAKPHLGRSKGRQIIVPTPILTHLDMLQLREQDVAPYARFEMLYAPVLGSDVASRQKNADALEQAIDDLAQQVVDFAREQGGIAVLTDRHISSTQAAMPMLLVVSAINQRLVQEGLRLDVSLVVESGQSISSHHIAAALGFGASAIYPLGVQMRAEEKYGEGEEGNKAFKRYAKAAEKALMKTMGKVGLCTVESYSCGEFFEPNFLDTEDRVLKKYFPNIKTPVGGAGFASIAQMAVDWHQSALKIQGEAEVPLLGLFKERAEGAGHSYGTIAVRTFIDMTEQPIRFSDKQRDEDQFIRLLTLAKLDNAFNIKAKSFTDSSFERIPDDVINAFTITPDYRQFSSLMHEERKRRPAALRDILAFPCDLTHVDSLAEFSRKLGRYSLVNNSFAVRGLTCEAGSAGQFTLRLTDAIEGLKPEHERLLVLSTALKNRFLDEIEHAEITADGLQVTAQGKAADYLSRIFATQPSLPLSEVQPACEITRTFASGAMSHGALVAPAHEAVAHGTNMVGGMSNCGEGGEHYSRHGTIRASRIKQLASGRFGVWAAYLADPMLEELEIKIGQGAKPGEGGQLPAPKVTVEIAAARGGTPGVELVSPPPHHDTYSIEDLAQLIHDCKAARVRVIVKLVSSEGIGTIAVGVAKAGADVINVAGNTGGTGAASVTSLKYTGRVAEIGIAEVHQALCANGLREKVLLRCSGAQQTGSDVVKSALLGGDSFEFGTTALMMLKCVMAKNCNVKCPAGLTTNAEAFDGDPRQLAQYFINVAHEVREMLARLGLRSLREARGRSDLLHLMDHPLEVGKLDLRAMLTVVPEVKIAKPVYLEKDFALDNDWVELLNDALVVQGSTDIRLGNGITLNNRNKSVGGQLAIDIERMLNHTLSADQRESIPAALLDDRGRRYLAPGTVNIFTSGSAGQSYGVFCNDGMQLKHSGTCNDGVGKGQCGGEIVVVSPGGGSEDAEGNVLIGNFALFGATGGRLFVQGQAGDRFAVRNSGATAVVEGVGDFCCEYMTNGAVLNLGTFGKGFGNGMSGGFAYQYDPYGSLASHAAGDSVLFGSIAEDNEMARVHKQAVLTMLTWHLEATNSPRAAWLLDHWETECQNFVYVMPRSLLLYQDSAEILKAKSRKDLLEELSTALAGHQVAKFKAAWREGKPIANGAVPAYGATDTPEMLVLLNNYTVLSSAQQLALSRLPKGTAVDDAAVEKAVRNLLMTEDFALISKLQRHARAAIENYNDEELSCLIAAKRMADYKAALTQRNIRSMDSLATYGWIIYQDASNRQVLGGLPDFEELFARAALPELAAAVGKLA